The following DNA comes from Meles meles chromosome 8, mMelMel3.1 paternal haplotype, whole genome shotgun sequence.
tgaaaaatattatgaagctggtgtgtgaacctttaatcctgcagcaacacttagataagtcaccctttcactgtaagacttctatatactctcttgtttttactaataaagcggCATTTGGTAGAAATCATCCCccgtgctcctcctgcccccatctctttgtctctttgatttcttttcaccatcctcttaccctcgcgttcctggtcgatttgtcacgcggGCCGTGACACACACCATTTCATCTATCAGTGTTCTCTAGACAAAGACCTCCACGGAGCACCTCTAGTCAAAGTTGTGTTACTGCTACTTGTTTCAACAAGGGAGGTTGAACACCATGGGAAACAGGTCCATCTCAATAAAGGGGCTTAGGTATCAAGCTTGATATGGGATTTCATCCTGTGAAGTTATTTATGGTAGGATTCAAGAAAGCATGTTTGCACTCTGGATTAGTATCTGTCATTAAGTGCTTTTATGGTTTGATATGTTAATGGTTCTTATTTAGAACATGGACAAACTGGAGTCAGGTTAAAGCTTTAGTTGGTAAAGAAGAGACAGTCCCTTATATTAACCAGATTGAAAAGATGTTTGACCATTTTTGTGGTTTAGACACAATGTTCTTGATTTTTGTCTAGATCTACGACATTATTACTGAGTGACTCTCTTTTTGTCTTGCTTCATTACCATTACCCAGTAAACTTTTCTCATGTTGATGCTCTGTGAAATTATTGACATATCAGTAATATTATTGATATGATACTACAGCTTAGCTTTTAGTGTCAGACTAGATCCCACCCGACAATTCTCAAAAGatgttttttcttcctcctaTCCACACCTATCTCACGTAAGATACATAATTTTGATCACATGGATAAAGTGTTGAGTTAATATTTTAAGCATGTAGTAAAAATCCATGCACCTTACAgatcatttcctcatttctagGAATAGTAATCTTATCCATTCTTTAAATCTCATCTTGAGTTCTTCATTTATCCAAAGGTCTTAGAATACACCCACCCTCATTTAAATGGAAGTGATCTTATTTACTAGCAACTTCCCAAAACGTTTAattttcagaaacaaacaaacaaaaaagagatgaCTTGCAaaggaatttgagaattattgaTCAAATTCCTGAGAATAAACCTATATAATTCAAGTGAAGATATATGAACAAGCAAAGAATTGTGAGGCACTTAGAACCTAACAAAACTGCAATCTTATCACTACCTCAAGGTTTGAAGGGACATAGGAAGTTGGAGGAGCCCAATGGGAAGAAGGCTGTGGATGAGGGGCTGACTGGAGGAACCCAGAGAGAGGGTTGCATCTGCTGCTTGAGACATGGTACCAAAGCAAGGCGAGAGCAGGGTCAGGGATGAAGGGCACTGACCTCCCTCTCTTGGTGCCATCAAACCTCTTGTCACAACTTCCTTATGGCTGCATCCAGTTGGATCCAGCTCTCATGCATGCCTTGGAGATGCGGTTACTATGTGTATGCTTAAAGCAGAGAAAGGACGAGAAGTGCCAATTCATGGTTATGTCTCTGGAGTCAAAATATGATTTTTCACTTACTCAGTGGGTGACCTTAAGCAAGATGCCCCAATCTCTCTATACTTTGGTTTCCTCCtttgagaataataataatagttatatcACAGGATTGCTATGAAAATTGaatgtatatataaagtataaaaatttatataatatcatatataaatatataaaacttacagacacacacacacacacacacaaagagcaCACAAAGTGCCTGGAACAATATGAGTGAccctaaataaatgtttgtatatattaTCATTAGTGAAGAGAGTGATGTTCTTCTACCTATTTATAGGAGGAAGCTGAGAGAATTGTTTAAGGTTGAgaagccttagtttcctcatctgtttaaATGATCATGTTAAGTTAGATGACCTCAGATATTTAGATTGAGAAAGATTCAAATCATTAGTTGTAAGGCCTTCAAAAATTGAAAGCAAGGGttagtgttggtaaggatgtggagaaattgccTTGTACCTAATTGATAGGAATATAATATGGTATAGCTGCAATGGAAAACATTATAGAGGGCTcctcaaaaaagtgaaaatagaactacctatcATTCATCAATCTCacttttggatatatatccaaaaaacTTGAAATCAAGATCTAGAAGAGATATCAAAATCCTCATGTTCTTTGCACCATTATTCCCAATAACCACAGTGAGGAAGCAACTTAAATGCTCATAAAGAAAATGCGGCATATAcctacaacagaatattattcagccttgaagAAGGAGGAAATTCTGCCGTATGTGAAAACATAAGGATATTACACCAAGTACAATAAGCCAGCTACAGAAGGATGAATACTGCATTATTCTAAGTGGAATAATGAGGCATCTAACATTGACTCATAGAAAGAGTGGAATGGTGGCTTCCAGAGACTGGGTGTTGGAGGAAATGCGAGTTGTTTGTCAATGGGTAAAAAAGGTCCATAATGCAAGACAAGTAAGTTCTAGAGCTCTGCTGTACAACATTTTGTCTATAGTTAACAGTGCtgtattgtgcacttaaaaatttgtCAAGGAGGTTCCATCTCATGTGAAATGTTTTTACCAtgattaagaaaagaaacaaaacctgaaaaaaagGGTGGGTTATTAAATGATAAggatataatatacattttttccagGTTTCAGAGGAAATCTGACAAAGAATTGAAGAGAGTTCATTGTGTGTATCAGTAGGATAATTATCAGACGAGCGGTAAAGAGCTGGCTTCAGTGGTGGAGGGAAAAGTGGGATTGGAAAGCACAAAAGATTGGGAGAACTTGGAAGCAGTAGACACATTTTCCAggaattttgctttttctatgAGTATTGTTTTACCCACACACTTATCTAGTAATGTATGATATATACCAAACTTAAAAATGGTTTTCTAGTTTGAAATTTGGTGAGAAACTGGATTTTACcattaataaaaacacatttccttttttgtatAGATTCACCAAGGTAGAATCTGAAACTGGTTTTCAGATATGATCTTGGATtattttggctttatttattatttgttttctcttacttaaaaaaaaattatttatttgactgagagagagagatcacaaggaggcagagaggcagggagaaagagagagagggaagcaggctccctgctgaccagagagcctgatgcggggctccatcccaggaccctgagatcatgacccgagctgaaggcaaaggcttaacccactgagccacccaggtacccctcctctTACTTTTTTAAGCAAACATCTTCTGAACACTTACTTACCATAGAGTTTACTGAATCCTTCCCatacattaatttattcaatcCTCACAAAATCATAAAAGatgtacaatttttatttgattttataattgAGGCCTAAAAAAATATGGACACTGTCTAAGGTCTAGTGAGTTAGTTACTCAGGATTTAAGTGTTGGTCTTTTCCTTCCATGAAACTTGAATTTTTATTCAAATGAACCAATGTTCACAGTCTTTTCATATTGTTTCTAGTAGTATAGTCTACTTTTGCCTTGATGGAAATTGTCTGAATGGTATACTTGAAGTATGGTTCCCTTAGGAATACAgataattaaaaagattttttaaccTCCCCAATATAATTTTTCCAGCTCatcttaatttgaaaaaaataagaaagaaaatactacagCTCTCAGATATCTCTAGAGGTTCAAATTTAAACCCAAAGGGATCTAGGAACTAATAAATCACCCACACAACTTCAGAATGAACTCACTCATAGCTTAGGATTATTGCTAAGCCCAGGTGAGTCATGGACTTTGTATATGGAGTGAATCACCAATGCTCTACCAATAACTAGGTTTTCCATTAGAAACTTCTCCTCTTGGTGAGCTGTGGTATTCGATGGAATGAGCCTGCTTTTAGAGAAAATGCCTGTAACATCGTAACTGCATTTCTTAGTTTCATACTTCTTACTGTTATACTCTTTGCTTTTTGGTACTTTCTAAAGGATGTCTGCTTCCTTATTCATCTCCAattctctgtccttccttccatccctacctttctcccttctgtctgtctttctctctcacacacacattccttTAAATGACCTCTTATTGAGTTGGCAAGATAATTTGGAATCACCCTCTGTCCTACAGTAGTACCCACAAACGCTAGTTGTTATTATATAGCCAATGGAGTAAAAATACAAAGCAGGTGGGCTTTTCTGTCTAAAATTCTATTATAAGAATGGGCGACCAAGAATGGCTCTACACTTAAGTGCTGGTAACAGTGTTTATCCatccttggcctttggaaacaCCAAATGTTCcgtaataaataaagaaagaatactcACTGTAATTTTTGAATCCTGACATAAAATAGAAATCCACTGGATTTAATTTTCCTAATTTTGCTTCTCAGAAGAGATGCTCTTGATGCCTCAAGAAGGGTTTTAAGACAATCAGACTTACACCCATGCTTCCTGACCCTTTTTTATGTTATGCCATGTCATTGGTATGTTTTGGGAAAGGGAGCATTGATGGCTGAAGAAGTCACAATGTCTGCACATCTCTACACCTGTACATCTGGTATACTGGTGGTACTCAGTGTTCCTCTGGAGCCTGGTAAGCTCTGGAGAAGAAACCAAGCTTGGTGAAGCCCTGGAATGACAGATGCTTGGCTTGGAGAAGCCATACAGACCCTTATAAAAAGCAGGGAGCAAGACCTGGATAAGACTAGGCagtgagtaaataaaaaataacttggcTTATAGAGCAGTGGATAGGAGAGAAGAGGCTTATCAATGACTATTTCCTTCTTCCCtgtttattgaattcattttctGTGAAAAGTTTTGCCACTATGTTAATTGCCAAAGTGTGTAGACACATCAGGGGTAGTTCCCTACTCCTTAATAAGCAGAGGCAAACCCTTTAAGAATTAGTACAAAGAAAAGATTTAATGTGTTCAAAAACTATGTTTTGAGAACTTCGATGGGCAAAATGGAATCTATGAAGACTGATGGAGAACCAAATAAATGAAGTTCTTTTTTGTAAAAAACAGGATCCAACTACCAGAAAGGACTAAAATGATCATCACTAATTAATTTGGTActcaaataattgaaaataacaagtatttgtCTTGCTATACATAGTTAAGTAAACATCTAAAATTTTTCACCAATAGCTCAAACAGGTATAAAagatataatttttcatgttatAAGTATtgacattcatatatatatgaatttatatatatacacatatatgtgtatatatatatatatatacacatatatgcctAAAGTTAAATGTATCAAAAATAGTGTAATATTATGGTAATCAATAATTGCCATCATCCATTGAAAATAAGAGACTCCTTTGTAAAATTAGGtagtataaaacattttttttggtccttaaattcatttgttcattcaatttccatcaaaagaaaaggtaaacttaatgtaatatattatgtaatagaaattatttccttggttatttttccttcctcccctaaaactcaaatacatgcatacacacactgGAATCTTATTATTGTAACAATAGGTTCTATAGCTTTTATATATTACTTtagtaaaatatttctatttgagTTGTAATCacaattaaatgattaaaataactGATATATTTCCAATGTTGATGCATAATTATTCAATATGgatttaacttttatttgaaatttatcttATTAATGCGATGGGGGTATATTATGGGGTCATGTGAAAGGAATTATCTAAAAATGCCCAAATGTTGGAGCAAGGAATCATACACATTCCAGGTGAGTGAGAGCTACGCCTTGCATTTGTGAACTGTGAAAAGTGTGAGTTTTGAAAAgggaagatgaaaacaaaaatgaacaaaaaaccaaGATCACAGATGCCTTCTCAGACAAGTGAGTTTCAGAAAGGAACAGATAAAAATAATGGAGGGATTGAAGattaattttcttgaaaatattctTGTCCACATAACCTTTGGTGAGTCTTTTCATGTGAGTAGAAATAGCCATACTCCAATTTGAATTCCTCTGGCATGGTGGAGTTATTGTTACTCAAACAAATTCAGCCATAGGTCaggcaaacaaaaccaaaagagattGTTTTTTAGGCTACTTCTTCCCAAACATGTCTGTATATTGGAATCCCCTGGGGGGCTTTAAAATACTGATGCCTAGGTACTAACCAGACATTCTGATTAAACTGGTAGGGGGTTCCTGGGCGTTGAGATGTTAAAAAAACTCTGTGATTCAATGTGCAGTCAAATTTAAGACAAAACTCACTTTAGGAAGAATACAATGAAACAAGAAACAACAGTGCTTATTAAGTCAATTTTCAGATGAAATATGTCAGTGATTTTGAGGACTTCCCCTCAAAATTGACAGAGATGtggaaatgacaaaataattaggAAGACTTTGAGACAGTGTTTGTTTTAGAACAAACTATGGAAACTAATTGGAggctataaaaattatttttaaagaattaaaggaattgataaaataatCCAGAGAATAATAAGGTAGATACAAAATCATAAATACTCTGTTTTATGAGCACTTTAACAAATGTCTGTAGGTAGTCTTGTTTCTAGGGTGATTTAAAAGTTTCTTGAGTTTGGAATCCAAACTCCAccttattattaatattaacataGCTTCATTTATGAGTTACCTGTTTTTGTGCTGCTGTATTTATATGCATACAAAGAAAAGATAGTGGCAACAAAAACACTGAAATCTTAGTGTTAGTGGTCTCAAGTGTTTTCTATCAGGTGGTATTGCAATTTTAACCAGCACCCTTCCATGTTCCCAAAAATTACAAAGCAAAGCAACATTCAAGAAAGCTATTCTGAGAGTATGGGACTCCTCTCCCTGAGGCAAGCATGCATGTCATCAGAGAGCTAAGGTGTACTTTTTGCCCACAAGACAACATGATTCAAGGCAAGAAGACACCAGCAATCACCTTTTGCCAACAGTGACGGGGGCCATGAGAAGCCTCATTTGCATTCTTCAACTtgcaacaaaatcaacaaaattcacTGGGATAAATGGCCAATGTCAATGTCACCTATGTCACTGAGTTCATTCTAAAGGGAATTACAGACCGGCCAGAGCTTCAGGCCCCATGCTTTGTGGTGTTTTTCATCATCTATCTGGTCACAGTGCTGGGCAACCTGGGGTTGATAACCTTAATCAGGATTGATGCTCGACTCCACACACCTATGTACTATTTCCTCAGTCACTTGGCCTTTGTTGACGTTTGCTACTCCTCTGCTATCACGCCAAAGATGATGGTGAATTTTGTTGTGGAACTCAATACTATTCCTTTCCATGCTTGTGCAACACAGCTGGGCTGTTTTCTCACCTTCATGATCACTGAGTGTTTCCTTTTGGCTTCCATGGCCtatgatcgctatgtggccatctgtagtCCTCTTCACTATTCAACCCTGATGTCAAGAAGACTCTGCATTCAATTAGTGGCAGTGCCATATATATACAGCTTTCTGGTTGCCCTGTTCCATACCATTATCACCTTCCGTCTAACTTACTGTGGCCCCAACGTAATTAACCATTTCTACTGTGATGACCTCCCTCTCTTGGCTCTGTCCTGTTCAGACACACACATCAAGGAAATTCTGATCTTTGCCTTTGCTGGTTTTGATATGATCTGTTCCTCTTCCATTGTCCTCACCTCCTACATCTTTATCATTGCTGCCATTCTAAGAATCCGCTCTGCCCAGGGGCTACACAAGGCCATTTCCACCTGTGGCTCCCATATGGTGGCTGTCACTATTTTCTATGGCACCTTGATCTTTATGTACCTACAGCCCAAATCAAATCATTCCCTGGACACAGATAAAATGGCATCTGTATTTTACACAGTGGTGATCCCGATGTTGAACCCCCTGATCTATAGTCTAAGgaacaaagaggtgaaagatgCCTCAAAGAAAGCCTTGGATAAAGGTTGTGAAACCTTAAAGctgttaaaattaagaaaataacaataataaattctttattaaatgcaagaagataaataaatcaagCTTTCTCCTGCTGACATTTCTTGTAATTCGTTCCTAATCATTTGAAAATGTGACTGTGCTTCCACAAACCTTAACCTTTTCTACAAGAACCAGGGCAAGTCTGGAAAGTCAGTGTGATTCAGAGAATCCCATTCAGGCCATTGCAGTCATTACAGCCTTTACAGACCAccaaaattatggtaaaatacactCTCAGACACATATTGTGCATGTCAAGCAAAGGGTGCTGCATGTTTTTGTTAGAATTTACTATTCTGGAGCTAGGGCTGCCTGAGTTTGAATGCTATACTCTTCTTTTATTAGCCGTGCCCCTTGGACAATCAACTTAATACAGCTCTGTTTCTAATTCTGGAAAGTAAGAGGACCCAATTCAttggtttgttttaaatatgaaacaagttaatatttatgaaatgctTACAACAATATCTTGTGATAATAAGTGCTATGAATGTGTTTGTTGTATAAATGTTTGTTAactacttgaatttaaataaagtaagattttttttaaaaaaagcttattttattgtggttCTCAAAGGCTTATCAATCTGgaagaaagaggaacaaagcCTGGTTAGATGTCTACTACCTTCCAGGGAATCAAGTGATATCAAGTAGTCTTACTTAATACAATCAAGTAAATCTAAGAAATGTCTGAGACTTTACCTCTGGACCACCATTACGTATAAAGTGCCTAAGTTCACATAGCTGGTAGGTAATAAGATCATTCTAAAAGCAAATTTAAGTCTATAACTTAGAAATATATGTGAGGTCATGGTACAATCTTTGACACCAACATGGGGTTGGTAAAAACcagattattttttatcattattagtGACATGGGCCATCCTGAAGATGTGTACTTACTCAAGGATTTTTTTGGTAAGTACAACTGATTAATGGTTTACTTTGAATAAAAATTCAAGCTATTGTCTTGTCATATTGATATTTAAAGCTTTAGACTTTCTATTAGATTTTCTTTAGTTTGACTACTCTTTACGTTTTTTCAGTTTGTTGAATGAAGACTGACTTGTTCTAAAAAGAACTGTGCCCTTTCTGTATgttgtttttaagtgttttatttgaataaaagGCCATTACTCAGTTCTAAAATTTTTGCACTACCACTCACGGTAATATTaagaataatacaaataaaaatatctgatatTTATGAAGTGTTGACCACTGATTAGCCCAATTGTGTGTGGTTAGCATTTATCAACTCATTTAATATTCTTATCAATACTAAGAAATAAATCACACACATTGAAGTTTAATGTGTGGAAATCGGAATTTCTGAAGTAGAGAAATTAAGGGGTCTTTAACCTATTTTACCTTCCAACAGGATAATTTAAACATGTACAAAGTTGGAATTCCTTACaaatatgctttatttaaaataattcagttaTTTTAGAGGCATAGGATTTTCAGGAATATATATAGAATGTAACTGTTCTGATAAATGTAATGCATACTTTTTTGGTAATGTTCACTTCTAATTCCCTCATATTCTCTCAATTATATTCCTTATTTATGGATTAGTTCATAGGAACccattttttctacattttttgacCTCATCAAAGTAATATCAGAATGTAATCTATAAAGAGCTACTagtgattatatatttatagactTTCCCCCCTTAATCTGGTCATTTAACAATTAAAGTATGCATAGGGTGTTGGCATTTTACTATGTAAGTAGTCACACAGATTGAAGACCATTAGAGAGAACTTCTCTTAAAAGTctcaatttaggggcacctgggtagctcagtcggttaagcatctgcttttggctcaggtcatgatcccagggtctaggatccagccccacatacagctctccactcagcagggaacctgcttctccttctccctctgacttcttaggctctgtctctctgacaaataaatacataaatttttataaagtctcaatttatttttttacttttctaagtattttatttatttattggacagagaaagagagaacatgtgggagtggagagaggggcagagggagagggagaagcagactccccactgagcagggatcctgatcccaggactttggaatcatgacctgagctaaaggcagatgcttaatccactgaccACTCAGGCACACCTTGAAAGTCTCAATTTTCCAATGAGAAGATTGTGTCTCCATTTGCTAAGTCCTTTCCTTAGGTTGTAAACCAAGGCAGTTTTATGACAGTAAATGGGACCCAGTGACATCAAAGTATTGAAGTGAAATATAGTTAGGCTTTTTGGAAACAGTTAAGAATTTgatttttcaggggtgcctgtgtggctcagtgggttaagcctttgcctttggctcaggtaatgatctcagggtcctgggattgagtcctgcattgggctctctgctcagcagggagcctgcatcacccacccctcccccgcctacttgtgatatctctctctgtcaaataaataaataaaatcttaaaaaaaaagaatttgacttTTCAGGGAGATGGGAGATTCTCAGAAATGTTTGAAGCTAGCATCACTGGTGAGCAAAGGAATGATAAAAACAGAAGTTACTCAGATGCATTATGTGGTAacctttctctttactttcttttccagAGTATATGAGCAACAGGGTTTCTGTGCCAGACTAAGgctcacatatttttttaaattatttctttaacttatgaaaaatttaacttaaatctAGTTTTTAGGTGACATTTTTTGAATCACcattcagtgttttaaaaatcccaaagttGTATAATTATAATTGGAAATATAAGATAGCTATTAAAAAATGAAGCTTTATGGTTGGACAAAAATTGAACTCAAACCCTGCCCCCCCATGATAAGATAGATGTTGTCTTAATCAATTACATAAACTATTTAGAATTTTTGGTTTTTAGATACCTGTATCAATTAGGGTGCTAGGAAAATTAACTGAGTGTGACCTCATGtgaaatttcctttctttctagatGTGTTTCATTACctctaaagtgttttttttttaattatttatttattttttatttttttataaacatataatgtatttttatccccaggggtacaggtctgtgaatcgccagatttacacactttacagcactcaccatagcacataccctccccaatgtccataaccccactccccctctcccaacacccccccaccagcaaccctcagcttgttttgtgagattaagagtcacttatggtttgtatccctcccaatcccatcttgtttcatttattcttctcctaccccccaaccccccatgttgcatctccacttcctcatatcagggagatcatatgatagttgtctttctccaactgacttattatcatgcttagtgaaataagtcaacctcTCAAGTGTTTAATCCAACAATTGATTCACCTGTTAATTTGTTTGTAACCTAACTCTAAATTTCAAACTCCTGGCAAACAAAGATcgttttatattttcctttttttcccctccaataCCTCTTAAGACTCAATAGTTCATAGATGGTccaatataatattaaaataatagaaaaataaatacaaagtttgTGTTACATCAAATCCTTTTTTACTACTTCAGTTACCTTGATTTTTTCCCTCTACATGCTGTCTTTGAGTAATCCACAATATAACCAAAAAGAGTCCAACATATCTTGAAGCAAATTCTGTGACTACATTACTAAAGTATGGGGAGTGTATCTTGTACTATTTGTTGATCCCTCTAGAACATTTTCTTTGTGttataattttaagtaatttatggaaaaacaaaacagaaaatgatgttTCACATGCAGAATAATGTTATGGTTAATCTTTAGGGATCCTATTTGCTTAACAGTCAAGGAATAATCATTTGAAATTTCAGATTACTGTGCTAAGCCCAAGTataataaagaattattaactaTCAGAAAGATTATTTTAACACAGGGGAAGACAGCTCACAAAATATTTAACTGGATTTtacttagttttttcttttagtacagattttattaaattttgaattttagtaAGAAGTAGCAGTATGCATTTGATCAAAGTTCATTGGCTTGCTGTTGAACTTCGCAAGGCTACCAAGTATTGCTTTAGATTGTACCAGAGATCCAACCTTATATCTGAAAGTCAGTATCTGTTGAGCTGTGGGCAAATAATAATTAAACCATGAATTTATCGACCTGCAGGTACATTTAACTTAATCTCAGAAAATTGTTTGAAAGTTTTGGTCAGAGGAACATGACTTACAGTGAACTTCACTTTGTTTCTTGAAGTCTTTTGGAAAGCACCTAGGGCACACTAACCACAGAGAAGCGAACACTCCTCGTTAAACTCTTCAGCCGACTCTGTTTCTCTCCACtccacatacacatatatatagagtGATACATAGAAAGATACATAGACACATTGcttatttttacaaaagaaaaaaaaaagaacaattaaatcTTATTGAAGGTGGGTATTTTATCCTAGGAACACTGTTTTTCTGAGGTTTTATAACAGCACTTTGCCtaacagaattaaaacaaaaaaatctaaaacataaATTGTATAGAAGCCACcgtattttttgcattttaatttttttgcatttgatttttattttgcatgtttctgcattttttaaaactaatctgTAACGATTATATGAAGTGCAGCTTTCCCCCGAGTCTTGAAAATGTCCTTCTGCATGTACGCAGCTATGAACCTCTGAGAAGGTTCATCAGTTGTTTtagatcatagggaaagagaggaaaaaatgaaacaagacaaaaccagagatggagacaaacacagagactcttaattttaggaaaaaaactgaggattgctggaaaggagggtaactgggtgatggacactggggaaggtatgtgttgtaagaagactgatgaatcatagacccagatccctggaacaaataatacattatattttaataaacaaattaaaaaagaaaatttaactttACCCTTCtgtcaaaatcataaaatatatttttaggattAATCATTAGaacaaatttaatctttttttttttttttttttttgagaaggagaggttggggaggggcagagagaggaggaagggagagaatcttaacagGCTCCAAGAACAACCAACATgaaacctgacttggggctccatctcataggcctgagatcatgacctgagcagaaatcaagagttggatgcttaaccaagtgagccatccaggcagctcAGAactaatttaatctttaaaaattgcaattcttgggtgcctgggtgactcagttgattaaatgtctgcctccggctcaggttctgatcccagagtcctgggatcgtgttCTGGGGTTGGGTCCATGTTtggctccctactctgtggggtgactgcttctccctctgcctctgcctccctctctctctcactgtctcttatgaataaataaagaa
Coding sequences within:
- the LOC123949066 gene encoding olfactory receptor 1038; the encoded protein is MANVNVTYVTEFILKGITDRPELQAPCFVVFFIIYLVTVLGNLGLITLIRIDARLHTPMYYFLSHLAFVDVCYSSAITPKMMVNFVVELNTIPFHACATQLGCFLTFMITECFLLASMAYDRYVAICSPLHYSTLMSRRLCIQLVAVPYIYSFLVALFHTIITFRLTYCGPNVINHFYCDDLPLLALSCSDTHIKEILIFAFAGFDMICSSSIVLTSYIFIIAAILRIRSAQGLHKAISTCGSHMVAVTIFYGTLIFMYLQPKSNHSLDTDKMASVFYTVVIPMLNPLIYSLRNKEVKDASKKALDKGCETLKLLKLRK